The Nitrospira sp. genome window below encodes:
- a CDS encoding 2-oxoacid:acceptor oxidoreductase family protein, translated as MIKKRLNIRMSGLGGQGAVTAAHVMAMAANRDGKFSISNPFFGAEKRMAPAESYCRIGIERIYDRGELVFPDVIQVFHPQVITMGKSYTMPFYSGVKEGGVVIINSDQPLLSEEDVQRLKDLNVAVFYIAATELAIEVAGTELSTNMAMIGAVAGITKCVSMEALDGALQERFGKKFVASGGTASLDEAIKKKFAKKEMLLAKNLATVKRAYEIASEWAEKNKIELRVGNPAVAA; from the coding sequence ATGATTAAGAAGAGACTGAATATCCGGATGTCAGGGCTCGGCGGACAGGGCGCCGTGACCGCCGCGCACGTCATGGCGATGGCGGCCAACCGCGACGGCAAGTTTTCCATTTCCAATCCCTTCTTCGGCGCGGAAAAACGGATGGCCCCGGCCGAGAGCTATTGCCGGATCGGCATCGAGCGGATCTACGATCGCGGCGAGCTGGTATTCCCCGATGTCATTCAAGTGTTCCACCCCCAGGTCATCACCATGGGGAAAAGCTACACGATGCCGTTCTACTCCGGCGTGAAGGAGGGCGGCGTCGTCATCATCAACTCCGACCAGCCCTTGCTGTCCGAAGAAGACGTGCAGCGTCTGAAAGACTTGAACGTCGCGGTGTTTTACATCGCCGCAACCGAGCTGGCGATCGAAGTGGCCGGCACCGAGCTGTCCACGAATATGGCGATGATTGGCGCCGTCGCCGGCATCACCAAGTGCGTCTCGATGGAAGCCCTGGATGGCGCCTTGCAGGAACGGTTCGGGAAGAAATTCGTCGCCTCAGGCGGTACCGCCTCGCTCGACGAAGCCATCAAGAAGAAGTTCGCCAAGAAAGAGATGCTGCTCGCGAAAAACCTGGCCACCGTCAAGCGCGCCTATGAAATCGCCAGTGAATGGGCGGAGAAGAACAAGATTGAGCTGCGAGTCGGCAATCCCGCCGTCGCCGCGTAA
- a CDS encoding pyruvate ferredoxin oxidoreductase — MYNVAQVIDEKCVAKKGCRLCIMYCPEANCLDLNSSKMVAEVNIDRCKGCELCVVVCNAAKHMAIEMQAVSSTGELIKHHKAESAALGQAYQG; from the coding sequence ATGTACAACGTAGCGCAAGTCATCGACGAGAAATGCGTGGCGAAAAAGGGCTGCCGCCTCTGTATCATGTATTGCCCGGAGGCCAACTGTCTGGACCTCAATTCAAGCAAGATGGTCGCAGAAGTGAATATCGATCGTTGCAAGGGCTGCGAGCTCTGCGTGGTCGTCTGCAACGCCGCGAAGCACATGGCCATCGAGATGCAGGCTGTCAGCTCCACGGGAGAGCTCATCAAGCACCACAAGGCTGAATCCGCAGCCCTGGGTCAAGCCTACCAAGGCTAG